A window of the Nocardia sp. NBC_01329 genome harbors these coding sequences:
- a CDS encoding prephenate dehydrogenase, whose product MTADGRTALCVLGTGLIGGSLLRAATAAGWPAWGYNRSAPGVAAALTSGFDVGDDLPAVLRRAAESDALVVVAVPMPAVNTMLDAIAEHAPECALTDVVSVKAPVAAAVRRYGLEARYVGGHPMAGTAESGWQATDPELFRGAAWAVGVDPGTDAATWTRVTRLALDCGAVAVPVIASEHDRAVARISHLPHVLAEALAVAGARGGDLALGLAAGSFRDGTRVAGTAPDLVRAICEPNSDALLAVLDETLTALHETRESLSAETSLADLTAAGHAARRRYESAARWEITGTVPGAEGWLETLQEAGRAGGVITRLAPAAD is encoded by the coding sequence GTGACTGCTGACGGCCGTACGGCGCTCTGTGTTCTCGGGACTGGTTTGATCGGCGGTTCGCTGCTGCGTGCGGCGACCGCGGCCGGTTGGCCCGCCTGGGGATACAACCGCTCGGCACCGGGCGTGGCGGCGGCCCTGACCTCGGGTTTCGATGTCGGCGACGACCTCCCGGCCGTGCTGCGCCGGGCCGCGGAAAGCGACGCGCTCGTCGTGGTCGCCGTACCGATGCCGGCAGTCAACACGATGCTGGACGCGATCGCCGAGCACGCACCGGAATGCGCGCTGACCGATGTGGTGAGTGTGAAGGCCCCTGTCGCCGCGGCCGTCCGCCGGTACGGGCTGGAGGCTCGTTACGTCGGCGGGCATCCAATGGCCGGTACCGCCGAATCGGGCTGGCAGGCAACCGATCCGGAACTGTTCCGCGGGGCGGCCTGGGCGGTCGGGGTGGATCCGGGAACGGATGCCGCCACCTGGACACGGGTGACACGACTTGCCCTGGACTGCGGCGCCGTGGCCGTACCGGTCATCGCCTCCGAACACGATCGCGCCGTGGCCCGGATCTCGCATCTACCGCACGTCCTCGCCGAAGCCCTGGCGGTGGCGGGCGCACGCGGCGGGGACCTCGCGCTGGGATTGGCGGCGGGATCGTTCCGCGACGGCACCCGGGTCGCGGGGACCGCACCCGATCTGGTGCGTGCGATCTGCGAACCCAACTCCGACGCGTTGCTCGCGGTACTGGACGAGACCCTGACCGCGCTGCACGAGACCAGGGAGTCCCTGAGCGCCGAAACCTCGCTCGCCGACCTCACCGCGGCCGGTCACGCCGCCCGGCGACGCTACGAATCGGCGGCACGCTGGGAGATCACCGGAACCGTCCCCGGCGCGGAGGGCTGGCTGGAGACACTGCAGGAGGCCGGGCGGGCGGGCGGAGTCATCACCCGGCTCGCCCCCGCGGCCGACTGA
- a CDS encoding putative glycolipid-binding domain-containing protein, with product MESVRVTLNGNRIRASGRIIGGGCGEHSAFSASYDLVTDENGATRRLSLSTTTAAGERHASLARDEENYWLVDATGTHIRSTFGGALDADVVLSPFFNTLPIRRFGLQHAMEDVQVPVVYVRLPELTVQEADLTYSSAGDGISVLSPVSSATLTVDPDGFVLDYPGLAERV from the coding sequence ATGGAATCGGTTCGCGTAACGCTCAACGGCAACCGGATCCGGGCCAGCGGCCGCATCATCGGTGGCGGTTGCGGAGAGCACAGTGCGTTCAGCGCCTCCTATGACCTGGTCACCGACGAGAACGGTGCGACCAGGCGGCTGTCGCTGAGCACTACCACCGCCGCCGGGGAACGGCATGCCTCCCTCGCTCGCGACGAGGAGAACTACTGGCTCGTCGACGCCACCGGCACCCATATCCGGTCCACGTTCGGTGGTGCGCTGGACGCGGATGTGGTGCTGAGCCCCTTCTTCAATACCCTGCCCATCCGCCGGTTCGGCCTACAGCACGCCATGGAGGATGTGCAGGTACCGGTGGTCTACGTGCGGTTGCCGGAGTTGACGGTGCAGGAAGCCGACCTCACATACAGCAGCGCCGGGGACGGGATCAGCGTTCTCTCGCCGGTGTCCAGCGCGACCCTGACCGTCGATCCGGACGGATTCGTCCTCGATTACCCGGGCTTGGCCGAGCGGGTCTGA
- a CDS encoding alpha-hydroxy-acid oxidizing protein has product MSSFIDFQNEIYLRGMGGSVPELPMTADGFADRARELLDDRAYAYVAGSASAERTAAANTAAFERYRIVPRMLRGTSGPGARDTSVEVLGTKLAAPVLTAPVGVLELLHERGEVVVAQVAGELGVGTILSTASSSTIEEVGEVAGDWWYQLYWPADDELARSFVQRAQRAGAKAIVVTVDTPALGWRPRDLELGHLPFLLGKGIANYLSDPVFRAKLPAPPEESEDAMRMAILTWVGLFGNHNLRPADLAKLREWTDLPIAVKGVLHPDDARLVVDSGADAVLVSNHGGRQVDNSIAALDALSSVVGAVGDRADVLFDSGVRTGSDVMVALALGAKAVCYGRPWAYALGVAGSAGVRHALRLLLADFDSAMGLSGCADLAAIDRDLLAVPR; this is encoded by the coding sequence GTGAGCAGCTTCATCGACTTCCAGAATGAGATCTACCTCCGGGGAATGGGTGGATCGGTACCCGAGCTGCCGATGACCGCGGACGGTTTCGCGGATCGGGCCCGGGAGTTGCTCGACGACCGTGCGTACGCCTACGTGGCAGGTAGCGCCTCCGCCGAACGCACGGCTGCCGCCAACACTGCCGCGTTCGAGCGGTACCGCATCGTGCCCCGGATGTTGCGAGGCACCAGTGGCCCGGGCGCGCGCGACACCTCTGTCGAGGTGCTCGGCACCAAACTGGCTGCTCCCGTGCTGACCGCCCCGGTCGGGGTGCTGGAACTGCTGCACGAGAGGGGCGAGGTGGTCGTGGCGCAGGTCGCCGGAGAACTCGGTGTGGGCACCATCCTGTCCACCGCGTCCTCGTCCACCATCGAAGAGGTCGGGGAGGTCGCCGGCGACTGGTGGTATCAGCTGTACTGGCCCGCCGACGACGAACTCGCCCGCTCGTTCGTCCAGCGCGCGCAGCGGGCGGGGGCGAAAGCCATCGTGGTCACGGTGGACACCCCCGCGTTGGGCTGGCGGCCGCGCGACCTCGAACTCGGCCATCTGCCCTTCCTGCTCGGCAAGGGCATCGCCAACTATCTGTCCGACCCGGTGTTCCGGGCGAAGCTCCCCGCGCCGCCGGAGGAGAGCGAGGATGCCATGCGGATGGCGATCCTCACCTGGGTGGGACTGTTCGGTAACCACAACCTGCGCCCGGCGGACCTGGCGAAACTGCGGGAATGGACCGATCTGCCGATAGCGGTGAAGGGTGTGCTGCACCCCGACGATGCCCGGCTGGTAGTGGACTCCGGCGCGGACGCGGTGCTGGTGAGCAACCATGGGGGCCGGCAGGTCGACAATTCGATCGCCGCGCTGGACGCGCTGAGCTCGGTGGTCGGGGCGGTCGGGGACCGGGCCGATGTGCTGTTCGATTCCGGTGTCCGCACGGGCTCCGACGTCATGGTCGCCCTCGCCCTCGGTGCCAAAGCCGTGTGCTACGGCCGTCCTTGGGCCTACGCCCTGGGTGTCGCCGGTAGTGCGGGGGTACGCCACGCATTGCGCCTGCTGCTGGCCGATTTCGATTCCGCTATGGGACTTTCCGGCTGCGCCGATCTCGCCGCGATCGATCGCGACCTGCTCGCCGTCCCGCGGTGA